A stretch of the Flavobacterium sp. 5 genome encodes the following:
- a CDS encoding BlaI/MecI/CopY family transcriptional regulator produces the protein MIKLAKREEQIMQVFWDLNKAFIRDVIPLLPDPKPHYNSVATIVKILAEKGFLNYETTGNMHCFFPLISREEYQQFALKDIVSQYFDNSYPRMLAFFAKEQKLTEKDLDEIVNIIKKDKV, from the coding sequence ATGATAAAATTAGCCAAACGAGAAGAACAGATTATGCAAGTCTTTTGGGATTTGAATAAAGCCTTTATTAGGGATGTAATTCCATTGTTGCCAGATCCGAAACCGCATTATAATAGTGTGGCGACAATTGTAAAAATTCTTGCAGAAAAAGGATTTCTGAATTATGAAACGACTGGGAATATGCATTGTTTTTTTCCTTTAATCAGCAGGGAAGAGTATCAGCAGTTTGCACTAAAGGATATCGTTAGTCAGTATTTTGATAACTCGTATCCTAGAATGCTAGCTTTTTTTGCAAAAGAGCAAAAGCTTACAGAAAAGGATTTGGACGAGATTGTAAACATCATTAAAAAAGATAAAGTATGA
- a CDS encoding AraC family transcriptional regulator, giving the protein MKQYLLPKDIVGNEQPDNKICTFDYSTNTQNLKNQITLTQNVFSFLMEGSKELVHYEKQNKIDNSQFLLIKSGKCLMTETLSLNNHYRSFLMFFDDEMLYQFIKKNNIKLNPNSATQSFLVFDYDEYIHLYVNSLIQLDIQNTSFNKQILSTKFDELFLYLIHKNGTDFISNFLTAYSTHENHFTNIVENNRLTNLSIEELAFLCNTSISTFKREFKKIYNETPIKWFQEKRLEHAAFLLEYKKIRPSDVYEEIGYENLSSFIQAYKKKFGKTPKQHFV; this is encoded by the coding sequence ATGAAACAATATTTGCTTCCAAAAGACATTGTTGGAAATGAGCAACCCGACAACAAAATTTGCACATTTGACTATTCTACAAATACTCAGAACCTAAAAAATCAAATTACATTGACACAAAATGTGTTTAGTTTTTTGATGGAAGGAAGCAAGGAATTAGTGCATTATGAAAAACAGAATAAAATAGATAACAGTCAATTTTTGTTGATAAAATCAGGAAAGTGCCTGATGACAGAAACTTTATCATTAAACAATCACTATCGAAGTTTCTTGATGTTTTTTGATGATGAAATGTTATATCAATTTATTAAAAAAAATAACATTAAACTAAATCCAAATTCGGCAACACAATCTTTTCTTGTATTCGACTACGATGAATATATCCACCTTTATGTGAACAGTTTAATACAGTTAGACATCCAAAACACCTCATTTAATAAACAGATTTTGTCTACAAAATTTGATGAACTTTTTTTATACCTCATCCATAAAAATGGGACCGATTTTATTTCCAATTTCTTAACTGCTTATAGTACTCACGAAAATCATTTTACAAATATCGTCGAGAATAACAGACTTACAAATCTAAGCATCGAAGAACTGGCGTTTCTTTGCAATACAAGTATTTCTACTTTCAAAAGAGAGTTCAAAAAAATTTATAATGAAACCCCAATAAAATGGTTTCAAGAGAAAAGATTAGAACATGCTGCCTTTTTATTAGAATACAAAAAAATTCGCCCGAGCGATGTCTACGAAGAGATTGGTTACGAAAACCTTTCCTCTTTTATTCAAGCATATAAAAAGAAATTTGGAAAAACACCAAAACAACATTTTGTTTAA
- a CDS encoding YbhB/YbcL family Raf kinase inhibitor-like protein, with the protein MKKFSLVIGCLLIATTTFAQKTFTLTSKDIGGQGTKNQEFNGFGCTGNNQSPELSWTNAPEGTKSFAITVYDPDAPTGSGWWHWVVFDIPANTNELVTNAGNLPAGLAPKNAIQSVTNYGVSGYGGPCPPEKNGLHQYIITVYALKTEKLGLDANTNPAIVGYNLWNNTIAKASLVFYYQR; encoded by the coding sequence ATGAAAAAATTTAGTTTAGTTATCGGTTGCTTATTAATAGCAACAACAACATTTGCCCAAAAAACTTTTACACTTACAAGCAAGGACATTGGTGGTCAAGGTACCAAAAACCAAGAATTTAACGGATTTGGCTGTACTGGAAACAATCAATCGCCAGAACTTTCCTGGACAAATGCACCCGAAGGCACAAAAAGCTTTGCCATTACAGTATATGATCCAGATGCCCCAACAGGAAGTGGCTGGTGGCATTGGGTAGTTTTTGATATACCTGCCAATACAAACGAATTGGTAACAAATGCAGGGAATTTACCAGCGGGTCTTGCTCCAAAAAATGCCATTCAATCGGTTACAAATTATGGTGTTAGTGGTTATGGCGGACCTTGTCCTCCCGAAAAAAATGGTTTACACCAATACATCATTACAGTATATGCACTCAAAACCGAAAAATTAGGTTTAGATGCCAACACAAATCCTGCAATAGTTGGTTATAATTTATGGAACAATACGATTGCAAAAGCCAGTTTGGTATTTTATTATCAACGTTAA
- a CDS encoding protease complex subunit PrcB family protein, which produces MKAKIFTLLFISTIALFISCNNDDNSDIQSTEVNFTEIGKGALFGDGQEGISQSNLTITNTNDWKKLIAKMNSVNNVSNNFTETEINFNKFTIIAIFLEIKGGGWEIVTENVSENHNTISISTLETPFFTSVITQPFSIIKIPKTNKKIIVK; this is translated from the coding sequence ATGAAAGCCAAAATTTTTACTTTACTATTTATTTCAACTATTGCTCTTTTTATAAGTTGTAACAATGATGACAACTCCGATATTCAATCAACAGAAGTTAATTTTACAGAAATTGGAAAAGGAGCATTATTTGGAGATGGCCAGGAAGGAATTTCTCAATCTAATCTAACAATTACAAACACAAATGACTGGAAAAAACTAATTGCTAAAATGAACTCTGTAAACAATGTTAGTAATAATTTTACGGAAACTGAAATCAACTTTAATAAATTTACAATAATTGCTATTTTTCTTGAAATTAAAGGTGGTGGATGGGAAATCGTTACTGAAAATGTGAGTGAAAATCACAATACTATTTCTATATCAACTCTTGAAACTCCATTTTTTACTTCCGTAATAACTCAACCATTTAGCATTATAAAAATTCCAAAAACTAACAAAAAAATAATTGTAAAATAA
- a CDS encoding HD family hydrolase encodes MQTDNLLQQINFIKEIDKVKYIQRKTKLFNSDRNENDAEHSWHLAMMTIVLAEHSDVPIDILKVMKMVLIHDIVEIDAGDTFIYDTVKNHSNTDEERIAANRIFGMLPKEQANEFISIWEEFESGETNEAKFAKTMDRFEPLLQNVSNNGGTWKEFDVPYNKVYEKKKAIKDGSGLIWNYAENLINESVEKGILKK; translated from the coding sequence ATGCAGACAGACAATTTACTACAGCAAATTAATTTTATCAAAGAAATAGACAAAGTCAAATATATTCAGCGCAAAACAAAACTATTTAATAGTGACAGAAACGAAAATGACGCTGAACATAGTTGGCATTTAGCAATGATGACAATTGTTTTAGCAGAACATTCTGATGTCCCAATTGACATTTTAAAAGTGATGAAAATGGTTTTGATACATGATATTGTTGAAATTGATGCTGGTGACACATTTATTTATGATACTGTAAAAAACCACTCTAATACAGACGAAGAAAGAATAGCTGCAAATCGAATTTTCGGAATGCTACCCAAAGAACAAGCCAATGAATTCATTTCAATTTGGGAAGAATTTGAAAGCGGAGAAACCAATGAAGCAAAATTTGCTAAAACAATGGACAGATTTGAGCCACTGCTTCAAAACGTTTCAAATAATGGAGGAACCTGGAAAGAATTTGATGTGCCTTACAATAAAGTTTACGAAAAAAAGAAAGCAATAAAAGATGGGTCAGGTTTAATCTGGAATTATGCAGAAAATCTAATAAACGAAAGCGTTGAAAAAGGTATTTTAAAAAAATAA
- a CDS encoding Crp/Fnr family transcriptional regulator has translation MTIDQILDNIYILPENSKLVIKDYITEKKHPKGYILLNTNKVEDSIYFLKKGIVHAYINSINQKITFWFGKEGDPVISMRSYVANQKGYEEIELLEDCELYEINTQNLQDLYEKDIHIANWGRKFAEKELIKTEERLISKQFRTATERYKEIIRDNPDLLQRVQLGYIASYLGITQVTLSRIRADIK, from the coding sequence ATGACAATCGACCAAATTCTTGATAACATATATATACTTCCAGAAAATTCAAAATTGGTAATCAAGGATTACATTACTGAAAAAAAACATCCAAAAGGTTATATTTTATTGAATACTAACAAAGTTGAAGACAGTATTTATTTTCTAAAAAAGGGAATTGTTCATGCCTATATTAATTCAATTAATCAAAAGATTACTTTTTGGTTTGGCAAAGAAGGAGACCCAGTTATATCCATGAGAAGTTATGTAGCCAATCAAAAAGGGTATGAAGAAATTGAACTTTTAGAAGACTGTGAACTTTATGAAATAAACACCCAAAACCTACAAGACCTTTACGAGAAAGACATTCACATTGCTAATTGGGGAAGAAAGTTTGCAGAAAAAGAACTTATAAAAACAGAAGAACGTTTAATTTCAAAACAATTCCGAACTGCAACAGAACGCTACAAAGAAATCATTAGAGACAATCCCGATTTACTTCAAAGAGTGCAACTAGGATATATTGCTTCTTATCTTGGCATAACGCAAGTTACTTTAAGTAGAATAAGAGCGGATATCAAATAA
- a CDS encoding multidrug efflux SMR transporter → MNWIILIIAGLFEVAFAYCLGKAKDSTGNEMYLWYAGFLLALCISMTLLIKATQTLPIGTAYAVWTGIGAVGTVLVGILVFKEPATFLRLFFLFTLIGSIVGLKAVAH, encoded by the coding sequence ATGAATTGGATTATTTTAATTATTGCAGGATTATTTGAAGTAGCGTTTGCGTATTGTTTAGGAAAAGCCAAAGACTCAACAGGAAATGAAATGTATCTTTGGTATGCTGGATTTTTGCTTGCTCTTTGCATAAGTATGACACTTTTAATCAAAGCTACTCAAACATTACCAATTGGTACGGCTTATGCTGTTTGGACTGGTATTGGAGCAGTTGGAACTGTATTGGTTGGCATTTTAGTTTTTAAAGAACCAGCTACTTTTTTACGTTTATTTTTTCTTTTTACATTAATAGGTTCTATTGTAGGACTAAAAGCGGTTGCTCATTAA
- a CDS encoding GNAT family N-acetyltransferase, translated as MENIKIIKVTPNEISELQKISKQTFSETFASSNSEENMTQYLEEGLSIEKLTSELNDKNAEFYFATLDNAIIGYLKLNFGDSQTELKDDKALEIERIYVIKDFHGKKVGQILYDKAIELAKHQNADYVWLGVWEENQRAISFYKKNGFIEFDKHIFKLGDDEQTDIMMKLKLNN; from the coding sequence ATGGAAAACATCAAAATAATAAAAGTAACGCCCAACGAAATTAGCGAATTACAAAAAATTAGTAAACAGACATTTTCGGAAACATTTGCCTCTTCCAATTCGGAAGAAAATATGACTCAATATCTAGAAGAAGGGTTGTCTATTGAGAAACTAACATCGGAACTGAACGACAAAAATGCTGAATTCTATTTTGCAACATTAGACAATGCTATAATTGGTTACCTCAAACTAAATTTCGGAGATTCTCAAACTGAACTTAAAGATGATAAAGCTTTAGAAATTGAAAGAATCTATGTTATAAAAGATTTTCATGGAAAAAAAGTAGGCCAAATTCTATACGACAAAGCAATTGAACTAGCCAAACACCAAAATGCCGATTATGTCTGGTTAGGCGTTTGGGAAGAAAATCAAAGAGCAATTAGTTTTTACAAGAAAAATGGCTTTATTGAGTTTGACAAGCACATTTTTAAATTAGGCGATGATGAGCAAACCGACATTATGATGAAACTAAAATTAAATAATTAA
- a CDS encoding TetR/AcrR family transcriptional regulator, with translation MARCVEFNEVEKIEKAMNVFWEKGYNATSMQDLVDAMQINRSSLYNTIGDKHQLFMKCICNYFDNAMCELKEKVAKETSAKAALIKVITDKADWIVSCEKGCLGMKTTFEIAPDDNAVRNQMSKQNDIFIEFMATIVQKAMDDGEMDNSEDAELMAEYIATSFTGWKQSYIVNQNPIKIKKMSEFLIKNIFK, from the coding sequence ATGGCTCGCTGTGTAGAATTTAACGAGGTTGAAAAAATTGAAAAAGCAATGAATGTCTTTTGGGAAAAAGGATATAATGCTACTTCAATGCAAGATCTTGTGGATGCCATGCAGATTAACCGAAGTAGTTTATACAACACCATTGGCGACAAGCATCAATTATTCATGAAATGTATTTGCAATTATTTTGATAATGCAATGTGTGAATTAAAAGAAAAAGTAGCCAAGGAAACATCAGCCAAAGCAGCACTCATTAAAGTTATCACTGATAAAGCGGATTGGATTGTATCCTGTGAAAAAGGATGTTTGGGAATGAAAACGACATTCGAAATTGCTCCTGATGATAACGCAGTCCGAAATCAGATGAGTAAACAAAATGATATTTTCATCGAATTTATGGCTACAATAGTTCAAAAAGCTATGGATGATGGAGAAATGGACAATTCAGAAGATGCTGAATTAATGGCTGAATATATTGCAACTTCCTTTACAGGCTGGAAGCAATCATACATCGTTAATCAAAACCCAATCAAAATCAAAAAAATGTCAGAATTTCTGATTAAAAATATATTTAAATAG
- a CDS encoding efflux RND transporter periplasmic adaptor subunit, which translates to MNSETIIPETAIRKTNLNPKSTMKKITILSLVAAFLISCADKTQAPAAAPAPLLPVMAIKTENTTTEDEYPAAIQGTVDVEIRPQVSGNLDRVLVDEGAYVTKGQSLFKINERPFREQLNTALASLHAAEAAYINAQLEVDKLTPLVQNKVVSDYQLKSAKASQKIAAANIEQAKAIAASAKINLGYTNITAPVNGYIGRLPKKQGSLVSATDVEALTTLSDVNEVYAYFSLGETDFIKFKSQYAGNSIGDKIKNLPPVTLLLADNSAYPQTGKIDMVDGQFDKTTGAITVRAKFSNPNKTLRSGNTGKVRLGLEHDDAILVPQSATIEMQDKIFVFTVSKENKVTKMPINVIGKSGTNYLIKDGVKSGDQIVLSGIDKLQEGQLIQPEKTADTKLAQIINKK; encoded by the coding sequence ATGAATTCTGAAACGATTATTCCAGAAACAGCAATACGTAAGACCAATTTAAATCCAAAATCAACTATGAAAAAAATAACCATTTTAAGCTTAGTGGCTGCATTTTTAATCAGCTGTGCAGATAAAACACAAGCGCCCGCTGCAGCGCCCGCTCCTCTCCTGCCCGTTATGGCAATAAAAACTGAAAACACAACTACTGAAGATGAATATCCTGCTGCTATACAAGGAACTGTAGATGTGGAAATCCGTCCCCAAGTTAGCGGAAATTTAGATCGCGTTTTAGTAGACGAAGGTGCTTATGTTACCAAAGGGCAGTCATTATTCAAAATAAACGAACGTCCTTTCCGTGAGCAATTGAATACTGCTTTAGCCAGTCTTCATGCTGCCGAAGCGGCTTATATCAACGCTCAATTAGAAGTAGACAAATTGACTCCTTTAGTTCAAAACAAAGTGGTTTCAGATTATCAATTGAAATCGGCTAAGGCTTCTCAAAAAATTGCTGCTGCTAATATCGAGCAAGCCAAAGCAATTGCAGCATCAGCAAAAATCAATTTAGGATATACCAATATCACAGCCCCAGTGAATGGTTATATCGGAAGACTCCCTAAAAAACAAGGAAGTTTAGTTTCTGCAACAGATGTTGAAGCTTTAACTACACTTTCAGATGTTAACGAAGTATATGCTTATTTCTCTTTGGGTGAAACCGATTTCATCAAATTCAAATCACAATATGCAGGAAACAGCATTGGTGACAAAATCAAAAACCTCCCTCCCGTTACTTTATTATTAGCTGATAATAGCGCTTATCCGCAAACAGGGAAAATCGATATGGTCGATGGACAGTTTGATAAAACTACTGGTGCTATTACAGTTAGAGCCAAATTCTCCAACCCAAATAAAACGTTACGTTCTGGAAACACAGGAAAAGTTCGTTTAGGATTAGAGCATGACGATGCGATTTTGGTTCCACAATCGGCTACTATCGAAATGCAGGATAAAATTTTTGTCTTTACTGTAAGCAAAGAAAACAAGGTTACCAAAATGCCTATCAATGTTATCGGAAAAAGCGGTACTAACTATCTTATCAAAGACGGCGTAAAATCGGGTGATCAAATTGTATTAAGCGGTATCGATAAACTTCAGGAAGGACAACTAATTCAGCCTGAAAAAACAGCTGATACTAAACTTGCTCAAATAATTAACAAAAAATAA
- a CDS encoding efflux RND transporter permease subunit, with amino-acid sequence MFKIFIQRPVLATVISILLVILGVLGLTKLPLQQFPDIAPPSVLVTAVYPGANAETVLRSVAPSLEESINGVENMTYMSSTASNDGTLAITVFFKLGTDADQAAVNVQNRVAQATSQLPAEVVQQGVITAKQQNSFIMAIGMYTDNESKYDQTFVANYAQINIIPEIKRIPGVGSASIFGGVKDYSMRVWLNPTQMSTHNVTPNEVMAAIQDKSLEAAPGKFGERSKEVFEYVIKYKGKLTKPEDYQNIAIRSNADGSVLRLKDVARVELGAYSYNSLTRLNGKKGVVIGIIQLAGSNSNDIQIAINKLMVKASKDFPSGIKHNIFYSTKVSLDQSIEQVEHTLIEAFILVFIVVFLFLQDFRSTLIPAIAVPVAILGTFFFMQLFGFSINLLTLFALILAIGIVVDDAIVVVEAVHAKMEHKHLSPKVATHEAMHEITGAIISITLVMAAVFLPVGFMEGSTGVFYRQFAFTMAIAIVISAVNALTLSPALAALFLKDNHAAHNGEKPYLKQGFKQKFFNGFNNSFENLTNRYVGGLKFLIRNKWVSLGGLALITIATIVMVKTTPSGFIPTEDQGFIAIAVNTPSGTSLDGTQKVMTKAENTLRGLKSSRFVTAISGFNLLTNSTSPSSAVVFVLLKPNEERGDIKNIDEIMNQVRGKLGAISDGSFFVFSFPTVPGFSNVEALDLVLQDKTGGKLDKFSGISQNFIGELMKRPEIAVAFTSFKADYPQLQLDINDTKADQLGVKVKDILQTMQAYFGSAQASDFNRFGKYYRVVVQADIADRADPSAIDRVFVKNKNGEMVPINTLVKLTRIYGSETASRYNLFNSISVNAIPKPGFSSGDAIKAIEEVAAQQLPAGYSYEFSGQTREEISSGGQSATIFLLCLIFIYFLLAAQYESYILPLAVIFSIPAGIFGVFVAIGLTGIENNIYVQVALVMLIGLLAKNAILIVEFAVQKRKSGQALVKASIDAAKLRLRPIIMTSLAFVVGLIPMMSTKGPSAQGNHSISIGAAGGMVSGVILGLLIIPVLFIVFQYLQEKVTGKPVAVTNNHENKNGKLYHNNSDDNNHQPSIHSV; translated from the coding sequence ATGTTCAAAATATTTATACAAAGACCCGTACTGGCAACCGTTATCTCCATTTTACTGGTGATATTAGGTGTACTGGGACTCACAAAATTGCCTTTACAACAGTTTCCTGATATTGCGCCTCCCTCGGTTTTGGTCACGGCAGTTTATCCAGGAGCGAATGCAGAAACCGTTTTACGTTCTGTCGCACCATCACTGGAAGAATCTATAAATGGTGTTGAGAATATGACTTATATGAGCTCAACAGCTAGTAATGATGGTACGTTAGCAATCACCGTTTTCTTTAAATTGGGTACAGATGCTGATCAAGCTGCGGTTAACGTTCAAAACAGAGTCGCACAAGCTACAAGTCAATTGCCTGCGGAAGTGGTACAGCAAGGTGTCATCACAGCCAAACAACAAAACAGTTTTATTATGGCAATTGGTATGTATACCGATAATGAGTCAAAATACGATCAGACATTTGTTGCCAATTATGCTCAAATCAATATTATTCCTGAAATCAAACGTATTCCTGGAGTCGGTTCAGCTAGTATTTTTGGAGGTGTAAAAGATTACTCTATGCGTGTTTGGTTAAATCCAACACAAATGTCAACACATAATGTGACGCCAAATGAAGTGATGGCAGCCATTCAGGACAAAAGTTTGGAAGCTGCTCCTGGTAAATTTGGAGAAAGAAGTAAAGAAGTTTTCGAATATGTAATCAAATACAAAGGGAAACTAACCAAACCAGAAGATTATCAAAACATTGCAATTCGTTCGAATGCAGATGGTTCTGTACTTCGTTTAAAAGATGTCGCGAGAGTTGAACTTGGTGCGTACTCCTACAACAGTTTAACCCGTTTGAACGGTAAAAAAGGAGTTGTAATTGGTATTATTCAGTTGGCGGGTTCTAACTCAAATGATATTCAGATTGCGATTAACAAATTGATGGTTAAAGCTTCTAAAGATTTTCCTTCTGGAATAAAACACAATATCTTTTATAGTACAAAAGTATCTCTAGATCAATCAATTGAACAAGTAGAACACACTTTAATTGAAGCTTTTATATTGGTATTTATTGTTGTGTTTCTTTTCCTTCAGGATTTTAGATCAACTTTAATTCCAGCCATTGCAGTTCCAGTAGCCATTTTAGGAACGTTCTTCTTTATGCAGTTATTCGGATTCTCGATAAATCTTTTAACTCTTTTCGCATTAATCTTAGCGATTGGTATTGTGGTCGATGATGCAATTGTCGTCGTCGAAGCGGTACACGCCAAAATGGAACACAAACATCTGTCTCCAAAAGTAGCCACACACGAAGCGATGCACGAAATCACAGGTGCAATTATCTCGATTACATTGGTAATGGCTGCTGTATTCTTACCTGTTGGTTTTATGGAAGGATCTACTGGGGTTTTCTATCGTCAGTTTGCTTTCACGATGGCCATTGCAATTGTAATTTCAGCAGTTAATGCTTTGACTTTAAGTCCTGCCCTTGCCGCTTTATTCTTAAAGGATAACCATGCTGCTCACAATGGAGAAAAACCATACCTTAAACAAGGTTTTAAACAAAAATTCTTTAACGGATTTAATAATAGTTTTGAGAATTTAACCAATCGCTACGTTGGTGGATTAAAATTCTTAATTCGTAACAAATGGGTTAGTTTAGGAGGTTTGGCTTTAATTACTATTGCCACAATTGTAATGGTAAAAACGACTCCATCAGGATTTATTCCAACAGAAGATCAAGGTTTTATTGCGATTGCAGTGAATACTCCTTCGGGAACTTCATTAGACGGAACTCAAAAAGTAATGACAAAAGCTGAGAATACTTTAAGAGGTTTGAAATCATCGCGATTTGTAACCGCGATTTCAGGTTTCAACTTATTGACAAACTCTACAAGCCCATCATCAGCAGTTGTTTTCGTATTGCTTAAACCAAATGAAGAACGTGGCGATATCAAAAATATCGACGAAATCATGAATCAGGTTCGTGGTAAATTAGGAGCGATTTCAGATGGTAGTTTCTTCGTATTTAGTTTCCCAACTGTACCTGGATTTAGTAATGTTGAAGCTTTAGATTTAGTGTTACAAGATAAAACAGGCGGTAAACTGGATAAGTTTAGTGGAATTTCACAAAACTTCATTGGTGAATTAATGAAACGTCCTGAAATTGCTGTAGCCTTTACCTCTTTCAAAGCTGATTATCCTCAATTACAGTTGGATATTAATGATACAAAAGCGGATCAATTGGGTGTCAAAGTAAAAGACATTCTGCAAACAATGCAGGCCTATTTTGGTAGTGCACAAGCATCAGACTTTAATCGTTTCGGAAAATATTACAGAGTGGTCGTTCAAGCGGATATTGCCGACAGAGCAGATCCATCCGCTATTGACCGTGTATTTGTAAAAAACAAAAATGGCGAAATGGTTCCGATAAATACTTTGGTAAAACTAACTCGTATTTATGGTTCTGAAACCGCTTCGAGATACAATTTGTTTAATTCTATTTCGGTGAATGCAATTCCGAAACCTGGATTTAGTTCTGGAGATGCCATCAAAGCAATTGAAGAAGTTGCGGCACAACAATTGCCAGCTGGTTACAGTTATGAATTTTCAGGACAAACCCGCGAAGAAATTTCTTCTGGAGGACAATCGGCAACTATTTTCCTATTGTGTCTGATATTCATTTACTTCCTGCTTGCAGCACAGTACGAAAGTTACATTTTGCCTTTGGCGGTAATTTTCTCAATCCCTGCCGGAATCTTTGGAGTATTTGTTGCCATTGGATTAACAGGAATCGAAAATAACATTTATGTACAAGTTGCCTTAGTAATGCTTATCGGATTGCTCGCCAAAAATGCGATTCTAATTGTAGAGTTTGCAGTCCAAAAAAGAAAATCTGGTCAGGCGTTAGTTAAAGCTTCGATAGATGCTGCGAAGCTTCGTTTACGACCAATTATAATGACATCATTGGCTTTTGTTGTTGGATTAATTCCGATGATGAGTACCAAAGGACCATCAGCTCAGGGTAACCACTCTATTAGTATTGGTGCCGCCGGAGGAATGGTTTCGGGAGTAATTCTAGGGTTGTTAATCATCCCGGTTTTATTCATCGTATTCCAATATTTACAAGAAAAAGTTACCGGAAAACCAGTAGCTGTAACCAATAACCACGAAAATAAAAATGGAAAATTATATCACAACAATTCTGATGACAATAATCATCAGCCTAGCATACATAGCGTATAA